The proteins below are encoded in one region of Triticum aestivum cultivar Chinese Spring chromosome 1B, IWGSC CS RefSeq v2.1, whole genome shotgun sequence:
- the LOC123104758 gene encoding uncharacterized protein yields the protein MNYNQVYKTVYQNTSRQGQCTVSVKKEKYIDTNKNETDLHEAIYKVGPLEVKCLVKEDCQSDPAPFQSYCILQDFRHLNIVSIENYYFDECGEGRMVLSWVDQTLRGWLVKVADEKHRLKAFESTCMSCKPSTIFRKMVIGMCDAVQCMLKNNVYPCSILLDDIYLVNHASPTVKILVSDVIQIYRNSHRISHERLIWKDVREVVEECVTIAAKRAIHPDAKRFFQYIGFASVKKLESYPDTWNDQDKIQYLLHVMSGKKNYVSSKVNGIRNFNWPKENSGHLPRLFRDLKDHQEKETKSTYNTNDPYDYLRLCRNGIKHWDLLPSHITIICGDVSGFLRYIERWNPGIWCDLYEALEA from the exons ATGAACTACAATCAAGTATACAAGACTGTGTACCAGAACACGTCACGTCAAGGACAGTGTACTGTTTCAGTTAAGAAGGAgaaatacatagacaccaacaaaAATGAAACAGATTTACACGAGGCCATTTACAAAGTCGGGCCACTTGAAGTGAAGTGTCTAGTTAAGGAGGATTGTCAATCTGACCCAGCGCCTTTCCAGTCGTATTGCATTCTTCAGGACTTTAGGCATCTGAATATAGTTTCGATTGAAAACTACTATTTTGATGAATGTGGCGAAGGACGAATGGTTTTGTCCTGGGTGGACCAGACCCTTAGAGGTTGGTTGGTGAAAGTGGCAGATGAAAAGCACAGGTTGAAAGCATTTGAATCGACATGCATGAGTTGCAAACCGTCAACCATTTTCAGAAAAATGGTGAT TGGTATGTGCGATGCAGTGCAATGCATGTTGAAAAACAACGTATACCCTTGTTCCATCCTCTTGGACGATATTTACTTGGTGAATCATGCATCACCAACTGTTAAAATACTTGTTTCTGATG TGATACAAATTTATCGTAACTCTCATAGAATCTCTCATGAAAGGTTGATTTGGAAAGATGTGAGAGAAGTGGTGGAGGAATGTGTTACAATTGCTGCGAAAAGAGCTATACACCCCGACGCGAAGAGATTTTTCCAGTATATAGGCTTTGCAAGTGTGAAGAAGTTAGAGTCCTACCCTGACACATGGAATGATCAAGATAAAATTCAATACCTGTTGCATGTTATGTCTGGGAAAAAGAATTATGTGAGCTCCAAAGTTAATGGCATTAGAAATTTTAATTGGCCGAAGGAAAACTCAGGTCATTTGCCTCGTTTATTTCGTGACCTGAAGGATCATCAAGAAAAAGAAACCAAGTCAACATACAACACTAATGATCCTTACGACTATCTGAGATTGTGTCGGAATGGCATTAAACATTGGGATTTGTTACCAAGTCATATAACG ATCATTTGTGGTGATGTTTCTGGTTTCCTCCGATATATAGAACGGTGGAATCCCGGAAT